From a single Fusobacterium ulcerans ATCC 49185 genomic region:
- a CDS encoding DUF1667 domain-containing protein yields MKRNMICIVCPLGCHLTVNTDTLEVTGNSCPRGEKYGKEELTAPKRVITSTVKIIGGIHNRVPVKTNDSIPKELNFKCMELLKDVELKSPVKKGDVVIKNIFDTGVDVVVTRDM; encoded by the coding sequence ATGAAAAGAAATATGATATGTATAGTTTGTCCTTTGGGATGTCATCTTACAGTGAATACAGATACTCTTGAAGTAACTGGGAATAGCTGTCCAAGAGGAGAAAAATATGGTAAAGAAGAACTTACAGCTCCTAAGAGAGTAATAACATCAACAGTAAAAATAATAGGGGGAATTCACAATAGAGTTCCTGTGAAAACTAATGATTCTATTCCAAAAGAATTGAATTTTAAATGTATGGAACTTTTAAAAGATGTGGAATTAAAATCTCCAGTAAAAAAGGGAGATGTTGTTATAAAGAATATATTTGATACAGGTGTAGATGTAGTAGTAACAAGAGATATGTAA
- a CDS encoding NAD(P)/FAD-dependent oxidoreductase, with protein sequence MKYDLVVIGGGPGGLAAAVEARKNGIESILVIERDKELGGILQQCIHNGFGLHEFKEELTGPEYAQRFIEKLYEMNIEYKLDTMVLDLTEDKKIHAINTKDGYMIIEAKAVILAMGCRERTRGAISIPGDRPSGIFTAGAAQRFINMEGYMVGKKVLILGSGDIGLIMARRLTLEGAEVKAVVELMPFSGGLTRNIVQCLDDYDIPLYLSHTVVDIIGKERLEKIIIAKVDENRRPIPGTEMEYECDTLLLSVGLIPENDISRKTGLEIDRRTNGLVVNEMMETSADGIFACGNVVHVHDLVDFVSAEARRAGTAAAKYIKNEAKTGEYKEIKNGKGIVYTVPQKFRAENVDKALEVFMRVNNIYKNVKLEVKDENKILISLKKQHLAPGEMEKIMIPKKILDTAEGKELTVEITGGEQ encoded by the coding sequence ATGAAATATGATTTAGTTGTAATAGGCGGAGGACCAGGAGGTCTTGCTGCTGCAGTAGAAGCTAGAAAAAATGGAATAGAAAGTATATTAGTTATAGAGAGAGATAAAGAACTTGGAGGGATACTCCAGCAATGCATTCATAATGGATTTGGATTGCATGAATTTAAAGAAGAGCTTACAGGACCTGAATATGCTCAAAGATTTATAGAAAAACTTTATGAAATGAATATTGAATATAAATTAGATACAATGGTACTTGATCTTACAGAAGATAAAAAGATACATGCTATAAATACTAAAGATGGATATATGATAATAGAAGCTAAAGCAGTTATACTTGCTATGGGATGCAGAGAAAGAACAAGAGGAGCTATATCTATACCAGGAGACAGACCATCAGGGATATTTACAGCAGGAGCAGCACAAAGATTTATCAATATGGAAGGATATATGGTAGGGAAAAAAGTACTTATCTTAGGATCTGGGGATATTGGACTTATTATGGCTAGAAGACTTACGCTAGAAGGAGCAGAGGTTAAAGCAGTTGTTGAACTTATGCCTTTCTCAGGTGGATTGACAAGAAATATAGTCCAGTGTCTAGATGATTATGATATTCCATTATATTTAAGTCATACAGTTGTAGATATTATAGGAAAAGAAAGATTAGAAAAGATAATCATAGCAAAAGTAGATGAAAACAGAAGACCAATACCTGGAACTGAAATGGAATATGAATGTGATACACTTCTTCTTTCAGTAGGACTTATTCCAGAAAATGATATTTCAAGAAAAACTGGGTTGGAAATTGACAGAAGAACAAATGGACTTGTAGTAAATGAAATGATGGAAACAAGTGCTGATGGAATCTTTGCTTGTGGAAATGTAGTACATGTTCATGACTTAGTGGATTTCGTAAGTGCAGAAGCTAGAAGGGCTGGAACAGCAGCAGCAAAGTATATAAAAAATGAAGCTAAAACTGGAGAATACAAAGAAATAAAAAATGGAAAAGGGATAGTATATACAGTTCCACAAAAATTTAGAGCTGAAAATGTTGATAAAGCTCTTGAGGTTTTTATGAGAGTAAATAATATATATAAAAATGTAAAACTTGAAGTAAAAGATGAAAACAAAATTCTTATTAGTCTAAAAAAACAACATCTAGCTCCAGGAGAAATGGAAAAAATAATGATACCCAAAAAAATACTTGATACAGCAGAAGGAAAAGAATTGACTGTAGAAATAACAGGTGGTGAACAATAA
- a CDS encoding NAD(P)/FAD-dependent oxidoreductase, whose amino-acid sequence MVDVVVIGSGIMGAAAARELSKYNLNIIVLEKEHDVSNGTTKANSAIIHAGYDAQNGTLMAKYNALGNAMFDDLCKEIDAPFRRCGSFVLAFSEEEKEHLKVLYDRGIKNGIPGIEILEGVEVLKREPNINKEVVAALYAPTAGVIGPWEFTIKLLENAAENGVDVQTDSKVLDIKKLEEGYLVKLEDREILTKTIINASGVFADELNAVISNDQFKIIPRKGEYFLLDKVQGTLTNSVIFQCPTALGKGVLVAQTIHGNLITGPTALDIDDKEDVSNTVIEMDVIKKQSVKSIPEINFRDNIRNFAGLRAESDRGDFIIGEAPDAQGFFNIAGTKSPGLSSAPAIALEIATQVLNRLGDVTKKEVFKQNRPQIHFMELAPEEKAKVIAEDPRYGRIICRCENITEGEIIDVIHRMVGAKTVDGIKKRCRPGSGRCQGGFCGPRVQEILARELETELDEIVLDKKGAYILTGKTK is encoded by the coding sequence ATGGTAGATGTTGTTGTAATAGGAAGTGGAATAATGGGAGCAGCAGCGGCCCGAGAATTATCTAAATATAATTTGAATATAATAGTTTTGGAGAAAGAGCATGATGTATCTAATGGAACAACAAAGGCTAATTCAGCTATAATTCACGCTGGGTATGATGCACAAAACGGAACACTTATGGCAAAGTATAATGCATTAGGGAATGCTATGTTTGATGACCTTTGTAAAGAAATAGATGCACCTTTCAGAAGATGTGGATCATTTGTTCTTGCTTTCTCAGAGGAGGAAAAAGAACATTTAAAAGTTCTATATGACAGAGGGATCAAAAATGGGATTCCTGGAATCGAGATATTAGAAGGAGTAGAGGTATTAAAAAGAGAGCCTAATATAAATAAAGAAGTAGTTGCAGCTCTTTATGCTCCAACAGCAGGGGTAATAGGTCCTTGGGAATTTACTATAAAATTATTAGAAAATGCTGCTGAAAATGGTGTAGATGTACAAACAGACAGCAAAGTTTTAGATATAAAAAAATTGGAAGAGGGGTATCTTGTAAAACTTGAAGATAGAGAAATACTTACTAAAACTATTATTAATGCCTCAGGGGTATTTGCTGATGAATTAAATGCAGTGATAAGTAATGATCAATTTAAAATAATACCAAGAAAAGGAGAATATTTTCTTTTAGATAAAGTACAGGGAACTCTTACAAACAGTGTAATATTTCAGTGTCCAACTGCCCTAGGAAAAGGTGTATTGGTAGCACAGACTATCCATGGAAATCTTATAACTGGACCTACAGCTTTAGATATAGATGATAAAGAAGATGTATCAAATACTGTAATCGAAATGGACGTTATAAAAAAACAATCTGTAAAGAGTATACCAGAAATAAATTTCAGAGATAATATAAGAAACTTTGCTGGACTTAGAGCAGAAAGTGACAGAGGAGATTTTATAATAGGAGAAGCTCCTGATGCACAAGGATTTTTCAATATTGCTGGAACAAAATCACCAGGATTGTCATCTGCTCCAGCAATAGCATTAGAAATAGCTACACAAGTACTTAATAGATTAGGAGATGTAACCAAAAAAGAAGTATTTAAACAAAACAGACCTCAAATACATTTTATGGAACTTGCACCTGAAGAAAAAGCTAAGGTTATAGCTGAAGATCCTAGATATGGAAGAATAATATGCAGATGTGAAAATATCACTGAAGGAGAGATCATTGATGTTATTCACAGAATGGTAGGAGCTAAGACAGTAGATGGTATTAAAAAGAGATGCAGACCTGGATCAGGAAGATGTCAAGGTGGATTCTGCGGACCTAGAGTACAGGAGATACTGGCAAGAGAGTTGGAAACAGAATTAGATGAAATAGTATTAGATAAAAAAGGTGCATATATTCTGACAGGAAAGACAAAATAG
- the glpK gene encoding glycerol kinase GlpK — MEKKYIVALDQGTTSSRAVVFDSDQKIVGVAQKEFTQIYPKEGWVEHDPMEIWSSQSGTLAEVIAKEGISQHDIIGIGITNQRETTIVWDKNTGKPVYNAIVWQCRRTAKICDDLRKIEGLEEYIKENTGLVLDAYFSGTKIKWILDNVEGARAKAENGELLFGTVDTWLIWKLTNGKVHATDYTNASRTMIYNIKELKWDKKLLDILGIPESMLPTVKDSSGTFGYANLGGAGGHRIPIAGVAGDQQSALFGQACFEKGDSKNTYGTGCFLLMNTGEEMVKSHNGLITTIAIGFEGKVEYALEGSIFMGGASVQWLRDELKLVGESKDTEYFARKVKDNGGVYVVPAFVGLGAPYWDMYARGAILGLTRGANKNHIIRATLESIAYQTRDVIEAMQEDSGIKLNHLKVDGGAAANNFLMEFQAEILGTSVRRPVILETTALGAAYLAGLAVGIWESKEEIKKQWILDEEFTCKMPEEERESKYKGWKKAVGRAMKWEEEE, encoded by the coding sequence ATGGAAAAAAAATATATTGTAGCTTTAGATCAAGGAACAACAAGTTCGAGAGCAGTTGTATTTGATAGTGATCAAAAAATAGTAGGTGTGGCACAAAAAGAATTTACTCAGATATATCCAAAAGAGGGATGGGTAGAACATGATCCAATGGAGATATGGTCAAGTCAGAGCGGAACTCTTGCAGAAGTAATAGCTAAAGAAGGAATATCACAACATGATATAATAGGAATTGGGATAACAAATCAAAGAGAAACTACAATAGTTTGGGATAAAAACACAGGAAAACCTGTATATAATGCAATAGTATGGCAATGTAGAAGAACAGCTAAAATATGTGATGATCTTAGAAAAATTGAAGGACTTGAGGAATATATTAAAGAAAATACAGGATTGGTGCTTGATGCTTATTTTTCTGGAACTAAAATCAAATGGATACTTGATAATGTAGAGGGAGCAAGAGCAAAAGCTGAAAATGGAGAGCTTTTATTTGGAACAGTAGATACATGGCTTATATGGAAACTGACTAATGGAAAAGTACATGCTACTGACTATACAAATGCTTCTAGAACTATGATATACAATATAAAAGAATTGAAATGGGATAAAAAACTTCTGGATATTTTAGGAATTCCTGAATCAATGCTACCAACAGTAAAAGATAGCAGTGGTACATTTGGATATGCAAATCTTGGAGGAGCAGGAGGTCACAGAATACCTATTGCAGGGGTAGCAGGAGACCAGCAGTCAGCTCTTTTTGGACAGGCTTGTTTTGAAAAAGGAGATTCAAAAAATACATATGGAACTGGATGTTTCCTTCTTATGAATACAGGAGAAGAAATGGTAAAAAGTCATAATGGACTTATAACTACTATTGCTATTGGATTTGAAGGAAAAGTTGAATATGCTCTTGAAGGAAGTATATTTATGGGAGGAGCAAGTGTTCAATGGTTAAGGGATGAATTGAAACTTGTAGGAGAGTCAAAGGATACAGAATACTTTGCAAGAAAAGTAAAAGATAATGGTGGAGTATATGTAGTACCAGCATTTGTAGGACTGGGGGCTCCATATTGGGATATGTATGCAAGAGGAGCTATATTAGGACTTACTCGTGGAGCAAATAAAAATCATATAATCAGAGCTACTCTTGAATCTATAGCATATCAAACAAGAGATGTAATAGAAGCTATGCAGGAAGATTCAGGAATTAAGTTAAATCATCTGAAAGTAGATGGAGGAGCAGCAGCTAATAATTTCTTAATGGAGTTTCAAGCTGAAATACTTGGTACATCTGTAAGAAGACCAGTGATACTAGAAACTACAGCTTTAGGAGCAGCTTATCTTGCAGGACTTGCAGTGGGAATTTGGGAATCTAAAGAAGAAATTAAAAAACAATGGATATTAGACGAAGAATTTACTTGTAAAATGCCTGAAGAAGAAAGAGAAAGTAAATATAAAGGATGGAAGAAAGCTGTAGGAAGAGCTATGAAATGGGAGGAAGAAGAATAG
- a CDS encoding MIP/aquaporin family protein, whose protein sequence is MTPSSMYLAEFIGTASLLLLGNGINMTLSLRKSFGKGGGWMVTCFGWGLAVSMSAYLTGWVSGAHLNPALSISLALSGRLALNLLPGYIIAQLLGAMAGATLAYLTNKDLMDDEPDAGTKLGVFATGPAIENKPWNLVTEIVGTTILVVGILAIGYGSNEVGSGMGPFLVGMLICVIGMATGGATGFAINPARDLGPRMAHALLPIKGKGGSNWQYAWVPIVGPIIGAVLGVLFFDAFVGKCIACII, encoded by the coding sequence ATGACACCAAGTTCAATGTATCTAGCAGAATTTATTGGAACAGCTTCGTTACTGCTTCTAGGAAATGGAATTAATATGACTCTTAGTTTAAGGAAAAGTTTTGGAAAAGGCGGAGGATGGATGGTAACATGTTTTGGATGGGGACTTGCTGTATCTATGTCAGCATATTTGACTGGATGGGTAAGTGGAGCTCATCTTAATCCAGCATTATCTATATCTCTTGCACTTAGTGGAAGATTGGCACTTAATCTTTTGCCAGGATACATAATTGCTCAGTTATTAGGGGCAATGGCAGGGGCTACGCTAGCTTATCTTACAAATAAAGATCTTATGGATGATGAGCCTGATGCTGGAACTAAATTAGGAGTATTTGCAACTGGACCAGCAATTGAGAACAAACCTTGGAATTTAGTAACAGAAATAGTTGGAACGACTATTCTGGTAGTTGGTATCCTTGCAATAGGATATGGAAGTAATGAAGTTGGGTCAGGAATGGGACCTTTCTTGGTAGGAATGCTTATTTGCGTTATTGGAATGGCAACTGGTGGAGCAACAGGATTTGCTATCAATCCAGCTAGAGATTTAGGACCTAGAATGGCTCATGCTCTTCTCCCTATAAAGGGAAAAGGTGGATCAAATTGGCAATATGCTTGGGTTCCAATTGTAGGACCAATAATTGGTGCAGTTTTAGGAGTATTATTTTTTGATGCTTTTGTTGGTAAATGCATAGCTTGTATAATATAA
- a CDS encoding glycerol-3-phosphate responsive antiterminator: protein MKIREVLERNPVIPAVKNDTYLEEAKNSSSEIVFVIISNLLNVTDIVAELKKAGKIVFVHVDMIEGLSSSAYGVEYIIKNTGLDGIITTKHNVVSLANKNEIPVIQRFFILDSFSFKNTIAHIRENKPSAVEILPGIMPKVIKKIKNLLNIPIIAGGLIDEKEDVINALKAGAEGISTTDKNLWES from the coding sequence ATGAAAATCAGAGAAGTTTTAGAAAGGAATCCTGTTATTCCAGCAGTCAAAAATGATACATATTTAGAAGAAGCTAAAAACAGTAGCAGTGAAATAGTTTTTGTTATAATATCAAATCTTCTTAATGTAACAGATATAGTTGCAGAGTTAAAAAAAGCTGGAAAAATAGTTTTCGTTCATGTGGATATGATTGAAGGATTATCAAGTTCAGCATATGGTGTAGAATATATAATAAAGAATACTGGTCTAGATGGAATAATAACTACTAAACATAATGTTGTAAGTCTTGCAAACAAAAATGAAATTCCTGTAATACAAAGATTTTTTATACTTGATTCATTTTCATTTAAAAATACAATTGCTCATATTCGAGAAAATAAGCCTAGTGCTGTTGAAATTCTACCTGGAATAATGCCTAAGGTAATAAAAAAAATAAAAAATTTATTAAATATTCCAATAATAGCTGGAGGGTTAATTGATGAGAAAGAAGATGTAATTAATGCCTTGAAAGCTGGAGCAGAAGGAATATCTACCACTGATAAGAACTTATGGGAAAGTTAG
- a CDS encoding HU family DNA-binding protein, translating into MNKKDLIEIYKNKSNIESTIEAKTDINDFIEVLKKAILKDGEVKFHDNGIFEILERKPKIISNPATRELITIHPKKTVKFRMSKGTKELFNNK; encoded by the coding sequence ATGAATAAAAAAGATCTTATAGAAATTTATAAAAATAAATCAAATATTGAAAGTACAATAGAAGCTAAGACAGATATTAATGATTTTATAGAAGTTCTAAAGAAAGCTATATTAAAAGATGGGGAAGTAAAGTTTCATGACAATGGAATATTTGAAATTTTAGAAAGAAAACCAAAAATAATATCTAATCCCGCAACAAGAGAATTAATAACAATTCATCCTAAAAAAACAGTGAAATTTAGAATGTCAAAAGGGACAAAAGAATTATTTAACAATAAATAA
- a CDS encoding HU family DNA-binding protein: MKEIDFIRLYSKKNKTKNLKISKQKIKLIWESIYEAIDTDGSLTLLNMGMFEKKELKARKIYIPVNGKISVSKPKSVIKFKAGKGWIKLINESSDRYE, translated from the coding sequence ATGAAAGAAATAGATTTCATTAGACTTTATTCAAAGAAAAACAAAACTAAAAATCTGAAAATATCAAAACAAAAAATAAAATTGATATGGGAATCCATCTATGAAGCAATAGATACTGATGGAAGTTTGACATTATTAAATATGGGAATGTTTGAAAAAAAGGAATTGAAGGCAAGAAAAATATATATTCCAGTAAATGGAAAAATATCAGTTTCAAAGCCTAAAAGTGTAATAAAATTTAAAGCAGGAAAAGGGTGGATAAAACTGATAAATGAAAGTAGTGATAGATATGAATAA
- a CDS encoding Fe-S-containing hydro-lyase, with product MEYKITTPLKEEDIVKLNAGDTVKITGVIYTARDAAHARLVKLLEEGKELPIDVRGQVIYYVGPTPAKPGKPIGSAGPTTSYRMDAYAPRLIKEGLKGMIGKGARSKEVKDAIVSEKAVYFAAVGGAAALIAKSIKKAEIITYEDLGAEALRRLEVVDFPAIVINDIYGGDLYQEGQQQWNELDK from the coding sequence ATGGAATATAAAATCACAACACCATTGAAAGAAGAAGATATAGTAAAATTAAATGCAGGAGATACAGTAAAAATTACTGGAGTTATATATACAGCAAGAGATGCAGCTCATGCTAGACTTGTAAAATTACTAGAAGAAGGAAAGGAACTTCCTATAGATGTAAGAGGACAAGTAATATATTATGTAGGACCTACACCAGCTAAACCAGGAAAACCAATTGGAAGTGCAGGGCCAACTACAAGTTATAGAATGGATGCTTACGCACCTAGACTTATAAAAGAAGGATTAAAAGGAATGATAGGTAAAGGAGCTAGATCAAAAGAAGTTAAAGATGCTATTGTTTCTGAAAAAGCTGTATATTTTGCAGCAGTAGGGGGAGCAGCAGCTCTTATAGCAAAATCTATCAAAAAAGCTGAAATCATTACTTATGAGGATTTAGGGGCTGAAGCACTAAGAAGATTAGAAGTTGTAGATTTCCCAGCAATAGTTATTAATGATATCTATGGAGGAGATCTTTACCAAGAAGGACAACAACAATGGAATGAGTTAGATAAATAG
- a CDS encoding fumarate hydratase, which translates to MKELDLRKVTDEVERMCIEGNYFIGKEVLDKIKEAYAKEESEVGKNILGQIIENDEIAANEQVPMCQDTGIVVVFLEIGTEVKIPGDIYEAVNEGIRRGYEKGYLRKSVVKDPLDRVNTKDNSPAVIHTTLVPGSDKVKIIVAPKGGGSENMSVLRMLKPSDGIEGIKKLVIETIKNAGGNPCPPIIVGIGIGGNFEKCAILAKEALMRDINDKSSSPINAKLEEELLELINKTGVGPLGLGGRTTALAVKVETYPCHIAALPVAINLNCHAARHKEVEL; encoded by the coding sequence ATGAAAGAATTAGATTTAAGAAAAGTGACTGATGAAGTAGAAAGAATGTGTATAGAAGGAAATTACTTTATCGGAAAAGAAGTTTTAGACAAAATTAAAGAAGCTTATGCTAAAGAAGAATCAGAAGTAGGAAAGAATATTCTTGGACAAATCATTGAAAATGATGAAATAGCAGCTAATGAACAAGTACCTATGTGTCAAGACACAGGAATTGTAGTAGTGTTCTTAGAGATAGGAACTGAAGTAAAAATTCCTGGAGACATATATGAAGCTGTTAATGAAGGAATCAGAAGAGGATATGAAAAAGGATATTTGAGAAAATCAGTTGTAAAAGATCCTTTAGACAGAGTAAATACTAAAGATAACTCACCTGCTGTTATTCATACTACTCTTGTTCCTGGATCAGATAAAGTTAAAATAATAGTAGCTCCTAAAGGTGGAGGCTCTGAAAACATGAGTGTTCTAAGAATGTTAAAACCATCTGATGGAATAGAAGGAATCAAAAAATTAGTTATCGAAACTATAAAAAATGCTGGAGGAAATCCATGCCCACCTATTATAGTAGGAATAGGTATAGGAGGAAATTTTGAAAAATGTGCAATTCTTGCTAAAGAAGCACTAATGAGAGATATTAATGATAAGAGCAGCAGCCCTATCAATGCTAAATTAGAAGAAGAGTTACTAGAACTTATAAATAAAACTGGAGTTGGACCACTAGGACTAGGAGGAAGAACTACAGCTTTAGCAGTTAAAGTTGAAACTTATCCATGTCATATAGCAGCTCTTCCAGTTGCTATCAATCTTAACTGCCATGCAGCTAGACATAAAGAAGTAGAATTATAA
- a CDS encoding pyridoxal phosphate-dependent aminotransferase: protein MLAKGMESRNLVDKVFSVAKKAKEAAEKLGDEKVVNATIGSLYNEEGKLVVLKSVTETYKELPPEEIAGYASAFTGSPEYKESVKRSILGDDYKEEFKNYYMEVIGTPGGTGAVSNSVKNYLNEGDTLLLPKWLWSPYILMASERKGNCEYYTIFDENGKFDLNDFSERIFKLAEKQDNVVVIINDPCQNPTGYKLTIDEWKNVLNIFEKATEKANIILINDIAYIDFDDRNEEEKKEYRNLFKNLSSKILVIFAFSISKALTSYGLRVGAQLALSSDKEVINEFEKANSYSCRSTWSNISRGGMKMFSDIILDKEKYKVLKEEREMYRLLIKERADIFLKEAEECGLKLLPYKTGFFLTIPIGELTDKVAEVLERENIYTVVLDEGIRIAVCSVTKKKITGLAGRIKKAIDKVSK from the coding sequence ATGTTAGCAAAAGGAATGGAAAGTAGAAATCTAGTGGATAAAGTTTTTAGTGTAGCCAAAAAGGCTAAGGAAGCTGCTGAAAAACTTGGAGATGAGAAAGTAGTAAATGCAACAATAGGGTCACTTTATAATGAAGAGGGGAAATTAGTAGTATTAAAATCAGTAACAGAAACTTACAAAGAACTGCCACCTGAAGAAATAGCAGGATATGCTTCAGCCTTTACAGGAAGTCCTGAATATAAGGAAAGTGTAAAAAGATCTATTTTGGGAGATGACTATAAAGAAGAATTTAAAAATTATTATATGGAGGTAATAGGAACTCCAGGAGGAACAGGAGCAGTAAGTAATAGTGTAAAAAATTATCTCAATGAGGGAGATACTCTTCTTCTTCCAAAATGGTTATGGAGTCCATATATTCTTATGGCTTCTGAAAGAAAGGGAAACTGTGAATATTATACAATATTTGATGAAAATGGAAAGTTTGATCTTAATGATTTTTCAGAAAGAATATTTAAACTTGCAGAAAAACAAGATAATGTAGTAGTTATTATAAATGATCCATGCCAAAATCCTACTGGATATAAATTAACTATAGATGAATGGAAAAATGTTTTAAATATATTTGAAAAAGCAACTGAAAAAGCTAATATAATTTTAATAAATGATATAGCTTATATAGATTTTGATGACAGAAATGAAGAGGAAAAGAAAGAGTACAGAAATCTTTTTAAAAATCTTTCTTCTAAAATTCTTGTGATATTTGCTTTTAGTATTTCTAAGGCATTAACTAGTTATGGCTTGAGAGTAGGAGCACAATTAGCTCTTTCAAGTGATAAAGAAGTAATTAATGAATTTGAAAAAGCTAATTCATATTCTTGTCGTTCAACATGGTCAAATATCTCTAGAGGAGGTATGAAAATGTTCAGCGATATTATACTTGATAAAGAAAAATATAAAGTATTAAAAGAAGAGAGAGAAATGTATAGATTGCTTATTAAAGAAAGAGCAGATATATTTTTAAAAGAAGCAGAAGAATGTGGATTGAAACTTTTACCATATAAAACTGGTTTTTTCTTAACAATACCTATAGGAGAATTGACAGATAAAGTTGCTGAAGTACTGGAGAGAGAAAATATATATACAGTGGTACTGGATGAAGGAATAAGAATTGCTGTCTGTAGTGTAACAAAGAAAAAGATAACAGGACTAGCTGGAAGAATAAAGAAAGCGATAGATAAAGTTTCAAAATAA
- a CDS encoding SDR family NAD(P)-dependent oxidoreductase translates to MKVLITGATGGIGRALIKVFYRNGWEILAVGRNQNMLTELKEKYKEKLNIYSLDIEVEKNIDELFKSLEGQHIELLINGAGIGELGYFEDISYGVEKRMIDINIIALIKFTKYFYGKTEGIINISSTAGFQYGGPLMTGYYATKSFINSFTFGLMGEGGKTRMMLLCPGPTLTNFKGVNKELKGLAKFYTTTPEEVAEKCYSDYLKGKRISIPGKINKILYFFNKMMPIMFQLKAIKKIQEKKTKK, encoded by the coding sequence ATGAAAGTATTAATAACTGGGGCAACAGGAGGCATAGGAAGAGCTTTAATAAAAGTGTTTTATAGAAACGGTTGGGAAATATTAGCTGTTGGAAGAAATCAAAATATGTTAACAGAACTAAAAGAAAAATATAAAGAAAAATTAAATATATATTCTTTAGATATAGAAGTTGAAAAAAATATTGATGAATTATTTAAAAGTTTAGAAGGACAGCATATAGAGCTTTTAATAAATGGAGCTGGAATAGGAGAGCTAGGTTATTTTGAAGATATTTCTTATGGAGTCGAAAAGAGAATGATAGATATAAATATTATTGCTCTTATTAAATTTACAAAATATTTCTATGGAAAAACAGAGGGGATAATAAATATATCTTCTACTGCTGGGTTTCAATATGGAGGGCCATTAATGACTGGATATTATGCTACAAAATCTTTTATAAATAGTTTTACATTTGGATTAATGGGAGAAGGGGGAAAAACAAGGATGATGTTATTATGTCCAGGGCCTACTCTTACAAATTTTAAAGGAGTAAATAAAGAACTTAAAGGATTGGCAAAATTCTATACTACAACTCCAGAAGAGGTAGCAGAAAAATGTTATTCTGATTATCTAAAAGGAAAGAGAATTTCAATTCCAGGAAAAATAAATAAAATATTGTATTTTTTTAATAAAATGATGCCTATTATGTTTCAATTAAAGGCGATAAAAAAAATCCAAGAGAAAAAAACGAAAAAATAG
- a CDS encoding OmpA family protein, with the protein MKKVLLMISVSFLIILTGCSSVDKQPLKELVIEETENEFVMEDIDVSKKTLEEIIVFNEKGVTIRREGNNLVLSMPELVLFDFNKYEVKNKVKGSLNALAKALEENPDIRIKIDGYTDFIGSEGYNLELSVKRADAIKDYLANRGVKLSNISIEGYGKQNPIASNQTEKGRAKNRRVEFIISRDKF; encoded by the coding sequence ATGAAAAAAGTATTACTTATGATATCTGTTTCATTTCTTATTATTTTGACGGGGTGTTCTTCTGTAGATAAACAACCTTTAAAAGAATTGGTTATTGAAGAAACTGAAAATGAATTTGTAATGGAAGATATAGATGTTTCTAAAAAAACTCTTGAAGAAATCATAGTATTTAATGAAAAGGGTGTCACAATAAGAAGAGAAGGAAATAACTTAGTACTTTCTATGCCTGAACTTGTACTTTTTGATTTCAATAAATATGAAGTTAAAAATAAAGTTAAAGGAAGCTTAAATGCATTGGCAAAAGCATTGGAAGAGAACCCAGATATTAGAATTAAGATAGATGGGTATACTGATTTTATAGGAAGTGAAGGATATAATCTTGAGCTTTCTGTGAAAAGGGCTGATGCTATAAAAGACTATCTTGCTAATAGAGGAGTAAAACTTTCTAATATTTCTATTGAGGGGTATGGAAAACAAAATCCTATTGCTTCTAACCAAACTGAAAAAGGAAGAGCAAAAAATAGAAGAGTTGAATTTATAATTTCAAGAGATAAATTTTAG